TGTGCAGAGTTGTTTCCTCCATCCACACAGGAGGGAGAgctgtaaaaaatattttggggcCAAGGGCTAATTGAGCTAAAAACTGAGTTAAACTGAGCTAAAAATTGAGCTAAATCTGAGCTAAAAATTGAGTTAAATTGAGATAAAAATTGAGTTAAATCTGAGCTAAAAATTGAAAATCTGAGCTAAAAATTGAGCTAAAAATTGAGTTAAATTAGAGCAAAAAACTTCAATTCAGTATCAACTTCCTGaggagctctccctgctctgcatccaTGGGGGAGTGAATTCCACAGCAGCACTTGAACTTGACCTCCCTGGATGGGAAgagttgaaaaaaaacccaaacacacaaaaaaatcatttcCTGGGCTGCACAAaaccctggagctggagctgagaggGAGCCCTGGGTGTGGCTGTGACCCCTcaaagcagctccagagaggGAAGCAAATAAATCCTTCATCCCAAAACAGAGAAtcaaacaaatcccaaaaatcccacagcagggaactaaacaaatcccaaaaatcccagaacagGGAACtaaacaaatcccaaaaatcccagaacagGGAACtaaacaaatcccaaaaatcccagaacagGGAACtaaataaatcccaaaaatcccacatgCCAGAAAGAGAACTAAAGAAATCCCACATCTCAGAACAGGGAACCAAACAAATTCCTTTATCCCAGAGGAGggaaccaaaaaaatcccacatccAGAGCAAGGAACtaaataaatcccaaaaatcccagaacagggaaccaaaaaaatccatatcCAGAGCAAGGaactaaaaaatcccaaaaatcccacatgCCAGAGAGAGAACTAAACAAATCCTttatcccagagcagggaaccaaacaaatcccaaaattcccagagcagggaaccaaaaaaatcccaaaaatcccagagcagggaaccaaaaaaattccatatCCAGAGCAAGGAaccaaacaaatcccaaaaatcccagagcagggaacaaaaaaaatcccaaaaatcccagaacaaggaaccaaaaaaatcccaaaaatcccagagcagggaaccAAAACAATTCCATATCCAGAGCAAGGAACTAAACAAATCCCACATCCCAGAAAAGGGAACCAAACAAATTCCACATCAGGGAaccaaacaaatcccaaaaatcccagagagGGAaccaaacaaatcccaaaaatcccagagagGGAACCACACATCCCTccccccagagctccagggctctcccagcaggagcccagagcacaCGGAGGTTCTGCACCCTCAGCAATTCcagttctgtttattttatccCACTGGGGGGACACACCCCCCAAATTCCAGTGCAGGAagtaaaaaccccaaacctgttCACTCTGCTGCAGATCTAAAAGCAGCTTTTAGAGCACAGGGAATATCCTGGGATGGGATTCTCAGTTTTTCCAGGTTTCCTTCAATGTGCAAGGTAGGCAAGGACAGAAGCAGATTCAGGGAGgaccctgagctgggagggatcCACAGgatgccccaaaatcccaccctgggcatccctgggagctctggggctgtgcccattccctgggagccttttccagtgcccagcccccTCTGGGAGGAGAACCTTTCCCaaaaatccagcctggcccagccccagcccttccccagggctgtccttgctcagggaacagctcctgAAATCAACCCCATTGACCCTTCCAAGGACACTCTCATGGCCCAAACAAATCCTTTGGACTGGATTTTCatccccaaaacacaaacaggaTATTCCTGAGGCAGAATTGGAATTAGGGATTAGAACCTGCCAAGGGAATCTGATTCCCCCAGTCTGGCAGGgcttgctgcagctcctgaagctCATCCCAAACAAAGTTTGTGGGATTCATTCCCTGGGAATGCTAAAGGGAATTTCATCAGGGAGGTTTGAACTGCTGcagatggagcagcagggagagcagcctggaggagaaggaggatggAAATTCCTGAGGGGAACTCCAGATGAGGGATCTGGAAGTGCAGATTCCCCAGCACAGGTGGGGATTTCACCCCTGGGGAGctcagagggaaaaggaggaattcCAGAAGCTGCAGGATGGAACCTCTCTGATCCCATAACTGCAGAGCTCCCAaaagctggggcagcagcacccaaCCCAAACACTCCCATGACCCAGAACCTCCTTTCACCTCCTGTGGGatcaggaaaagggaatgggaggAGCAGGACCCGCAGCCAGGTGCCAGGATCTGGGATTCCACACTGGGAATGTCATTTCCCAAACGACCCCAAAcaaatccagcagctgctcctgcagcaccaaatatcccaaaattttgGCCCCATTCTTGTTGTGTCCTGTTGAGCTGGGACAAGGAcaacaccccccaaaaatcactcATTCCAGAGGTCACAGGTGTGTTTGTCCATCCCAAAGCTTTTGGAAAACATCCCCTCCTCACcccagaggcagctccagcctcaccCAGAACAAACCTTCAGGTGTCCATCCCCAGGAGCCACAACTCCAATTTCCAGCACGAACACCAAGGAACCCCGATCCGCCCTCGGCGCcgttttttgggaattccagggatttgcagcgccccctggcggcaCAGCCGCGCTCCGAACCGGCCCGGAGAGCGCCGGGACAATCCCTGTGACTGCCACAACAGCCAAGGGTGATTTATTAACACCAAATTCAAATGAACTTTTCCATAGAATCCAGCCCTGGATCTGCAGGAACGGCTGGGACAGACCAGAGAAGCCCCTGGAGGGGAAGTGACATCCCAAGGGATTTGTTCCTCCTCTCATCTCTCCCTCcaattgcattaaaaatatcaatttaCAACTCCAGGAAAGCAcaattttctgaattatttaattctCCCCGTTCAGTTATCAAGTATTCACCTGGTCCAAATCTGGctttccctgctcagggaattccaaggaattcaccccaaaaaactcTCAGGGAATTCGAAAGAAGTCACCCCAAAACTCTCAGGGAATTCCAaggaattcaccccaaaactcTCAGAAAATTCCAAagaattcaccccaaaactcTCAGAAAATTCCAaagaattcaccccaaaataacTCTTAGAGAATTCCAaggaattcaccccaaaaaactcTCAGAGAATTCCAAGGAATTCAATCCAAAAATCTCAAAGAGAATTCCAaggaattcaccccaaaactcTCAAAGAGAATTCCAaggaattcaccccaaaactcTCAAAGAGAATTCCAaagaattcaccccaaaaaactcTCAGAGAATTCCAaagaattcaccccaaaaaactcTCAGAGAATTCCAaagaattcaccccaaaaaactcTCAGAGAATTCCAAagaattcaccccaaaactctcagaattccaaggaattcaccccaaaattctcaGGGAATTCCAaagaattcaccccaaaaaactctcagaattccaaggaattcaccccaaaactctcagggaattccagggaattcaccccaaaactcTCAAAGAGAATTCCAAGGAATTTACCCCAAAAAACTCTCAGAGGATTCCaaaaaattcaccccaaaaactcTCAAAGACAATTCCAAAGAATTCGTGCCAAAAAACTCTCAGGGAATTCCAAGGAATTCACTCCAAAAAACTCAGAATTCCAAGGATTTCACCCCAAAACTCTCAGAGAATTCAAATGATTTCACAAAAAAACTCTCAgagaattccatggaattcaccccaaaactcTCAAAGAGAATTCCAAagaattcaccccaaaactcTCAAAGACAAATCCAAAGAATTCATGCCAAAAAACTCTCAGAATTCCAAGGATTTCACCCCAAAACTctcagggaattccagggaattcaccccaaaactcTCAAAGACAATTCCAAAGAATTCGTGCCAAAAAACTCTCAGGGAATTCCACAgaatccaccccaaaaaaactctTAGAGAATTCCAAGGAATTTACCCCAAAAAACTCTCAGAGAATTCCAaagaattcaccccaaaaaaactctcagaaagaattccaaggaattcaacccaaaaatctcagaaaattcCAAGGAATTCAACCCAAAACTCTCAAAGAGAATTCCAaggaattcaccccaaaactcccaaagAGAATTCCAaagaattcaccccaaaaaaactctCAGAGAATTCCAAATAATTCACCCAAAAACCCTCTGAGAATTCCAAAGAATTCACCTCAAAACTCTCAGGAAATTCCGAAGAATTCACCCAAAACTCTCAGAGAGTTCCAaggaattcaccccaaaaaaaactcTCAGAGAATTCCAAATAATTCACCCAAAAACCCTCTGAAAATTCCAAagaattcaccccaaaactcTCAAAGAGAATTCCAAAGAATACACCCCAAAACTCTCAGAAAATTCCAaggaattcaccccaaaaaactcTCAGAGAATTCCAaagaattcaccccaaaaaactcTCAGAGAATTCCAaggaattcaccccaaaaaaactctCAGAGAATTCCAAAAAATTCACCCAAAAACCCTCTGAGAATTCCAAAGAATTCACCTCAAAACTCTCAGGGATTTCCAaggatttcaccccaaaaaactcTCAGAGAATTCCAAGGGATTCACCCCAAATCTCTCAGGGATTTCACCCCAAACTCTCCCAGGTCCTGGAAGATGAACAAGTTTTCCCTCTCAGGGATTGAtcccctcagagcagcagagaaaccaCACGAGTCCCGTTCATGGGTTATAAAAGCCCTTTTATAAAgccatttttaaacaaaaccaaaaagtttacaaaagaaaataaaagatacaGAAGAATGAGTTGCTTAATATATtccaaaaaggagaaaaataaaagaggggaCACAATTCCAACATGCTGAACAATAAAgggttcatttttttttctttttttttcctcgtggttcattttttttaatacaaaatacaagCAGAAGGATACACATACTTCAAACAGAGCTCAGGAGCAGGTATGCAGTCCTGGGAACCCTTTTTCAATCAAAGCAAAgcaggggttttttgttattttttttgtgtttttctttctttgcaggtACATACAGAGACTGGGAATATGTCAAATTAATTAGCACAAAAGACCATCACACAATTCTACCAATGAATGTTTTGCATCTAGAAATTCACGAACATGGTCAACAGTCATGTTCACTTCAACcccttcaaaattaaaaataaaaggtggttttgtttttgtttttaattttaaataaagcattaaTGTTACATTCAGACTTAACTCCTAGTACCATGCTAGACCTCATTGTTGTCCAGAGTTCCCAACCCCACAGTGATGACTGTTTGCAGCTGCcccttttttctgcttttgaaattaaaaaataaaattaaaaaaaaaatcaaaaggacAAAGAGGGGAACTGCAAAGAGcctgatttttattctttttttttttttccaaaagctcACCAAGGGATTGCAGATACTCAAGACAAAATATTCATTGCATACCAGAAAATGCTGCCAgtctcctcctccacctccacaCTGCTCACTCAGGGTTTGCTGTGACACCATggcaaacaacaacaaaaaaaattacgTAGCTCttatttacaattaattttttttttttttgtaacaatTGCTTCTGcaggaaggggagagggaggggaaaaaaataaaaaaaaaaaaaaagaaaaaagaaagtaaaaccTCACAACTGCTGAGAACacaaagggaatgggatggcaGACACTCCCACACTCACACACCGAAGATCTCGGGGCTTTTACACACATTTAAGTCTGGCTTAAGCTGATTTTAGGATCTccacccaccctgctgccctcccccCTCCCacaatatacatataaaaaacCCTGGCCCCTCTGTACAGAGCGTTTGCACACGGGTGCTGCAGCCACACCCAGCTGGGGCTCCCAGgggacaccccagagctggagcaggagagttCCAGAGAATCATTCAGCCCAGgtgggaaatctgggatttcACCCACAGCTCATGAGAATCATTCAGCCCCAGctgggaaatctgggatttcACTCACAGCTCATGAGAACACATTCAGCCCCAGgtgggaaatctgggatttcacccacagccaggctgccttGGGGAGCTCTCTGAAGGGCactgctgcccctccctgctctgatGGGCTCAAAGtaaaaccaaaccccaaaactcctccTGGACAGCCAGAACAAAGGGTTAGTGTTGCTTCTATTCCAGCACTTGGATTGAAACCTCCAGAAACTCAGGGAAACACTGAGAGCTGAGGAGATGCTGTTTGgtcagaattccagaatttctcatttccagGTACAGATGTGACAGCAACCCCCTCCCAAAGTCACACATCCTAAATCCCACAGTGTCCCTCAAAGCTGCTCCATTTCCTCCCCCCTCCAACAGATGAATGAATTCTCCATCAAATATTAAAACTCCTGGATCAGGTTTTAGCTTTTTAGGAACCGTGTGTTCGACGCTAGGATctgttagaaaaataaacacttcaCAAAACAAAGGACAAAAAGCAAAGCACCAGTTTTCTACAGCTCCAAAAAGCTTCCAGCATGGTACAgattccttccctccctccctcacctggctgcctCAGGGGCTCTTGTACCTTTGTGACCATCAGAGGAGggagtatttaaaaaaaaaaataaaataaaataaaaaaagagggaaaaaaaaggaaaaaaaaggaattccaGATTTGTGGCACTgccttggtgctgctgcttctctccccTCACTCTCTCTGCcttgaggaaattaaaatagattaaaagCTCCTCAGCTGCCCCATTTTAAGCCCCTCCTACCCCCCTTAACTCAGGTCATTCCCCTGCTGACCCCTGGAACTGCCCCAAACATCTTCAGCACAAATCTCAGCTGGAATTGCAGATTTGATTGATTTTGCCAAGCTCAAGGCAGGATGTTggcacaaagcagagctggatgtgGGGGTGTGGATTCAGGGACAGGATGGAAGTTCTGAGCTGAAATTTtaagagcagggctggggactgACTGAATTTTGGAATAAATCCATTTTACCTCTCTGCAAAGCTCCAGAATTACTGTGGGACAGAGAATCTTTTCAaaggctcctgctcctcctcctgtggATGAAACTTTCTGCTCCACCAAAATCTCTTCATGCTCctaaaaaaaaggcattttcccacctttccttCCAGATTGTTTAATACTAATTAATTCCAGTGGGCATTTAAAAAGgtgcaaactgctgctgctgaaaaatgatgttaaaataacaataatcaaagtaacaaaaatattcaCCTTGACAATTTTCTCCTGCCTGTAAAAATGTGGAATTGCTGTTATTTCTAACAGAGATGGTTAGGGCTTAGTGTTTGCACCAATCAGCAAAACAGGTTTAGAAAAGGTTACAAAATCCTCCAAATGTGGGATTTTTGTACTGTTTGAATTgtgggagctcagggagcaTCAGGCAGCCCCAATACTTCAGGAATGAACATGGGAGAAAGAACAGCTTTGTAAAAGAAAGGGCCAAACTTGCCAGGataaaacaacccaaaaacaaccagaaaaatgATGTTTCACAGCCCTAACTTTCCTTAACTAtgctagtaaaaaaaaaatatatattttaggTGAGACTCACAAAATACACTTCAGAAAACATCCAAGAACCAATCAGCTGGAATTCTCCTTGTACACCtgaattccaaaaaaaaaaaaaaaaaaaccaaaacagaaaaacccaagAACCCACTGGAGCTTGTAACAgtctgggctgcagggaacaactctgggaatcacagatttgcagaaatgtttgctaccccccaaattatttttatttttaaaatgtggctgtttattttccccaaattaCCCAGAAGCTGAGGGAATTTCTGCTCTCCCTGAAATCCAGCAGGTGGGAAGAgctgtgggagaggagaggggattacattttctttttcaagactgagatttccctgcagcctggagctgttctgaaaaaaaaaaaaaaaaaaaatcaaaccactttaaaaaataaaatttaaaaaatagatttacaATGAAACAACATCATCTTTATTGTAATGGCAACAGCAGTTCCATGAGAGTGAAGAACCTTAGAGAACTTCAATTTTCATAAAGTAAAGAATTTACCAGCCTCAATAAAATCCAGGGCAGGGAATCACACAGGAGGAAAATTCCATTTCCCACCTGAGCTCAGCATCTTCAGCTCCCTACAGGTTCAGGGTCCTGATTATATTTAGTGTGTCACATCTCAGAGctctccaaaatcccaaacaggATTCAGAAATCCCAACTCAATCATTAGCTGCCTTAGGTTACCTTTGAGAGGCTGGTTACCAAATGGGTACTGGtgtgacaaaaaataaaataaaaaccagaagaaCAAGAAAGATGCAAAGTTTGTCAGCTGGGAGAGAATGTGAGCAACAGACACAAGCACAGAgggtttaaggaaaaaataaaactaaaaataaaaatggcaggTCCAGTTTTCAATGTTTCCACCAACAAACGTGGCAGAAAACTCTGAGGGTGTGAAAATCAAGGTTTGTGGAGTTTAATGAAgtttaggaaattaaaaaaagaacaaagaaaggaTCTGGCTGCTTGGGTAAAACCACATTAAAATGCTCTGCCAGGGACATCctgactgcagctgctgccagctccagagccccACACTGACCCCACAGGGCATCACAGGGGGGGAGCTGATCCTACAGGATGGTGGGAGCTGATCCTACAGGATGGTGGGAGCTGATCCTACAGACCCCACaggatgggagaggagctgatccTACAGACCCCACAGGATGGTGGGAGCTGATCCTACAGACCCCACAGGATGGTGGGAGCTGATCCTACAGACCCCACaggatgggagaggagctgatccTACAGACCCCACaggatgggagaggagctgatccTACAGACCCCACaggatgggagaggagctgatccTACAGACCCCACaggatgggagaggagctgatcTTACAGACCCCACAGGAGGGGTGGGAGCTGATCCTACAGACCCCACAGGAGGGGTGGGGATTGAGTAAATCCTACAGAAGAGTGGTAGCAGATCCCAGAGGATGGGAGAGGAGTTGATCCCACAGGAGGGGTGATGAGCTGATCCCACAGGCAGGAAGGGATTGAGTGAATTCCACAGGAGGGTTGAGCTGATCCCACGGATCCCAAAGGAGGGGTGGGGAGCTGACCCCACACACAGGATGGGGACCCcacaggcaggaggggatgAAGTAAATCCCCCAGACCCCAGAGGGAAGGTGAGGGGctgaccccacagaccccacagggaaggtgaggggctgaccccacagaccccacaggaAGGTGAGGGGCTGATCCCACAAACCCCACAGGGAAGGTGAGGGGctgaccccacagaccccacaggaAGGTGAGGGGCtgaccccacagatcccacagggaaggtgaggggctgaccccacagatcccacagggaaggtgaggggctgaccccacagaccccacaggaAGGTGAGGGGCtgaccccacagatcccacagggAAGGTGAGGGGCTGATCCCACAAACCCCACAGGGAAGGTGAGGGGctgaccccacagaccccacaggaAGGTGAGGGGctgaccccacagaccccacaggaAGGTGAGGGGctgaccccacagaccccagagGGAAGGTGAGGGGCTGACCCCACAGGAAGGTGAGGGGctgaccccacagaccccacagggaaggtgaggggctgaccccacagaccccacagggaaggtgaggggctgaccccacagaccccacagggaaggtgaggggctgaccccacagaccccacaggaAGGTGAGGGGCTGACCCCACAGACCAGGTGAGGAGCTgatcccacagaccccacagggAAGGTGAGGGGCTGACCCCACAGACCAGGTGAGGAGctgaccccacagaccccacaggaAGGTGAGGGGCtgaccccacagatcccacagggaaggtgaggggctgatcccacagaccccacagggAAGGTGAGGGGCTGACCCCACAGGGAAGGTGAGGGGCtgaccccacagatcccacagggAAGGTGAGGAGctgaccccacagaccccacagggaaggtgaggggctgaccccacagaccccacagggaaggtgaggggctgaccccacagaccccacaggaAGGTGAGGGGctgaccccacagaccccacagggTCTGTGCCAGGcacccctggagctctgctgggggcagcaggagggagggaggaacaGAAACACTCAAGGCTGACTCATGGGATctcagagcactgcaggaacCCTTTGCTCACACCCACAAAAGGACACCCCTCACCCCAAAAGCTGAAAGATTTCATTCTACATTATCcattaatttgggatttttttttccttggaaaaaacTGTAATAAACATGTTTTCCATGATACCCAATGGAAAGCAGTTTTCAAAGTGATTCTGCaatttctcttccctgttttGTCCCTCTacagaaggaataaaagagTGAATGGATGTGGCAAGGCTGTAGGTTGAATATCTGAATTTTGTCTGGAATGGGCTGCAATTTGCCTACAGCAGAAGAGTTTTCTATCCAGCAGAGACAAAAGATCTCCCATCCTGACTGGAGGGTCTTTTCTAAATCAAAGACACTGGAGCATCTCTTGAGTTTCTTGATTGCTTTCCATGACAAACGTGCCTGAATCCAAGAATCACAGGATCCCTCCCTGTGTTCCATCCTCCTCCACTGGAATTTGACCAACCACATTTCTGCTGAGAGTGAACTCATCTCAAAGTCTGTTAAAGCAGAggttcattattttttttccatgtattcCAAATACAGAATAATAGTTTTAAACAGCTCTTACCAGCACTGGGAAAATCTATTCTACTTAAGGATTTGTAAGTATGGTTTCCACAGATCAGTCTCAAACCTTATTGCTTCACAACTGCAGTAtcccttgaaaaaaaataaaatattgaatgGTCTGTTAATTTGTCTCAAATGGCTTTTCAGATTTGGCAGGGGAGGGAGAACGGAATGGCCAACAGAGAACATTGACTTCAAAATATCACTGTAGAAGGGTTTCCTCTTATTAAAAAAGAATACACTGTATTAAACAGCTGAAAGTAAAGACAGCATTCAAAGCCCATGAGTCAAGCCACAGCCAGAACCGTGTTCTACCCCTAagtattgttttcttttcctttttcttttttttttttcctctttttttttttaaacaaagatttTCCTCAACTGCTGTTTTAATCTTCACCAGAGGGTGCTTCATCTTCAGATCCCTCATCCCCTGACTTTTCTGGTGGAGGGCTggctgattttttcttttctgggggACTTTCAGGCTCTTCATCCTCTTCTTTGGGGGATGGGGTCTTTTCTTTTGTTGCCTTGGAAGCTGTGGGGCGACCTGCCTTCCCTTTGCCTTTCACTGGGCTGGGGGtcactggaaaaagaaaaaccttgtaaaactcagcagcagcaaaggcagcagaactCACAGGAAATGGCATCTCCAAGTCATTCAGCAGCACTCTGACCATGCCCACAGTGTTTTTAGCACTCCCAATTAGCAAAGCTGAAGTGAAGAGCAATCTAACAAGGtttaaaagctgtttaattGTAAGTCCTGGCTAATTGCTGGATGTGACACCAGAAATGGACACACTCTTGTCAAAGCAGAACATACGCTGCTGTTGTAATTTGaaatttcctgcagaaatgcaTCCAGTTTTTCCTACCCTGACAGCATCACAAAGTCCCAAACAAAGCCACAAACTGTCAATATTTGGCTGTGAGACACAGAAATCAGAATGCAGCACCTCAGCAGGGAAGGTTTCCCATACTCTGAGTTTCTACCACAGATACCAACTCAACCCCTAAAGGAAGAACTAAAACCAGCTCATTATTCCACACTGCTGCTTTAAATCATTTTGACCCTTCAACATTTTTGTGGGTATCTGTGACCCCAAGATTTCCACTAAGCCTTTtgcaacaaaaagaaaacctggGTTTTATTTAAACTGAGAAACTTTCATTGCACAGACTCACCTGTAGCCTTTAGCCTGGGCTTgggcattttcttttctttcctctctggctTGGATTTCTTGGAGaccttcttatttttcttttttgaactGCCATAGTCACTGTCATCATCATCTTCCATGAGGAAGTCTTCATCACTTCCTGAATCTGCTGGAAGCATAAagaaatttcaggtttttttggggtggggggaaaaggaaaagatccAGGTGAGATCTGCCAGGTAAATTGTGGACACAGACTCTGAGACCTTGTGGGCTTCCATTTATCTGCTGTGGTACAAAATCTGACTGTACCAATGCCACAGGGACagcaagaagcagcaaaaagcaTTGAGAACTTTACAACTGTCCTTACAAAGAAAgatctttggaaaaaaaaacacactcacatccctggggaaaaaaaaaatcttaatctGCAAGGAAAAGGCACTAGGATGAAGTTTCTTATCTCATTTTGGGATCAACAGATCAATCCAGTTGTGGAGACAAGTTTTGTAGGACACAAACACCTTTGCTGTAAACCTGGAACACAAATTCCAGATGTGAAAGCCCAGCTTGGACCGACACACAGTAAAAATGAATTTACTGAGGAGCACAATTGATGTCCTCAGTGTCCCAGCCAAGAAGCAAACCAAAAGGCAAACTGTGTCCCTTTCTGCAGCCCCATGTACTCACTCTCCTGGAACTGTGCCTCatcatcctcctgctcctcctcctcgctgCCCACATCATCCATCAGCATCTCCCGCTGCTTGGAGGCTGCTTTGGAGGCCGCCTGCCGCTGCTGACGGACGTTTTTGTGATCTTCCTTCTCATCCTCGCTGTCCTCTGCAGCAAAAAGCCCAAACTGggatcagcacagagcacacagctcctgcctggaggCAGCACGTGGGGAAaacagggcagggctcaggagggGCTCAAACACTCACTGAGTTACTGTGAGGAAACTCAACACCTTCCTTACCCACCCAGCAAAGAACCTCTAATATTTTTTCACTACAAAataaccacttttttttttttttaatttttttacctgCAGGCCTTTTCCTGGATTTGGAGGCTGCTCTCTTGTTCTTGTCTGGTTtagctttctttccttttttgcttttttgagaGCTCTCATAGTCGCTGTCGGCTTTGCCATCGTCGGCTCCTACGTCGTCGTCTTCGCTGCCAAAATCTTCATCTGCAAGGTAAAGGCACCAAGGTGAGGTTTTGTGCATCATTCTGGATaaaagctgcagggaagggatcAACAGATCTATCCACTTGTGACCatcacatacaaaaaaaaacattatccCAAACCAGGGTGGGAAGTAACAGCAGAAGAGGCAGCATCCGacttaaaataaatcagaattatttctcttctgtgtcAAATCCTCCTTCTGGAACTCTCACAGGTGTGAAGAGACACAATTTAAAGCTACAAAATCAGCACAATGCCATCAGTTACCTGCTGAGTGTGAATCATCTTTCTTAGTCTTCACATCTTTGTCTTCTGAATCCTCACTGCAAATGAGAGAGAGGTAAAGTCTGATGTGTTGGGgtgcaatgcaggatgtgaccagaaatgtgaattctgtcaccatctgttgaagctgggtggggtagtga
The sequence above is a segment of the Oenanthe melanoleuca isolate GR-GAL-2019-014 chromosome 26, OMel1.0, whole genome shotgun sequence genome. Coding sequences within it:
- the NUCKS1 gene encoding nuclear ubiquitous casein and cyclin-dependent kinase substrate 1 isoform X1; its protein translation is MSRPVRNRKVVDYSQFQESDDADDDYGRDSGPPSKKIRSSPREAKNKRRSGKNSQEDSEDSEDKDVKTKKDDSHSADEDFGSEDDDVGADDGKADSDYESSQKSKKGKKAKPDKNKRAASKSRKRPAEDSEDEKEDHKNVRQQRQAASKAASKQREMLMDDVGSEEEEQEDDEAQFQETDSGSDEDFLMEDDDDSDYGSSKKKNKKVSKKSKPERKEKKMPKPRLKATVTPSPVKGKGKAGRPTASKATKEKTPSPKEEDEEPESPPEKKKSASPPPEKSGDEGSEDEAPSGED
- the NUCKS1 gene encoding nuclear ubiquitous casein and cyclin-dependent kinase substrate 1 isoform X2 produces the protein MSRPVRNRKVVDYSQFQESDDADDDYGRDSGPPSKKIRSSPREAKNKRRSGKNSQEDSEDSEDKDVKTKKDDSHSADEDFGSEDDDVGADDGKADSDYESSQKSKKGKKAKPDKNKRAASKSRKRPAEDSEDEKEDHKNVRQQRQAASKAASKQREMLMDDVGSEEEEQEDDEAQFQENSGSDEDFLMEDDDDSDYGSSKKKNKKVSKKSKPERKEKKMPKPRLKATVTPSPVKGKGKAGRPTASKATKEKTPSPKEEDEEPESPPEKKKSASPPPEKSGDEGSEDEAPSGED